gctaggcaaaagcttttgttgaatttttcaaacaggaagtgggagtggagtaatactctggtagagggtgacttgctctttaaacgacCACTTGTATTAAAAAAACAAGCATTGTGTATTCCTCAGGGAACCTCTGCTTTAAGAGAGATAAAAGGTCCTACGTTTCTGAATTTATTAGGAACATTGCATGCaatataaactctaaataaaaagtAACACTGAATGCACTAAGTTGAAAACTGCAGAAAAATCTTATGTTTGGTACTTTTTTGGTACTTGAAGTAGTGCAAATAGTCATTGCATCTGCAGCTTGCCAGTAATGTCCTGTAGTAGCCTACATAGTTGATGTAAGACACTTTTTGATGGGTGAATAAGTAAATTGCCAGAATTCAAACTGTCATATAACAGCAAATCCCTTTTCCCTGGGCCCTTTATATAAAAATATTCACAATATTTGGAAATAAACTGCTTGTTTCAAGGTAATGATGATTTCAAACGTATTTTTCTCTTTATAAAAGTAACAAGGTAAAAGTTAAAGAAAAACAAAGTTATGACCAACTGTTTTGTCATTAGATTAACCTACAGTAAATGTTGAAATGTCAGACACAGAACCTTTAGTCGTGAAAAGCTTTGGATGGGTAGTCTCAGGAGATAGTCATGTCATTGaaattattttaaatgaaacAAACCCATAATCACAGGCAGAACACCATAAAAATGTAAGACTTTTTCTTAAAAATTTAAACAAAAAGTCAACAAACTTTAAAGCTCAAAGGCAAATCACAAGCCTACGGTTCTAGAACTGCAATATAGCAAAAATCCTTAGCTGAGATCTTCATTTCTTATGGCACCATGGGCCAAGATTACCTTTTGCCAGTCCTCGAATTCATTTTTAAAACCTGTGTCCAACCTCACAACCTACACAGTAAACAGCCAGAGGCGATCCAGACAAAGGTGAGACGGTGCTCTCTCAGACTCTAACTTGAGCTGGAGAGGTGTGAAATATGTATGGACATTTACTAAGACCGCTGTTGATGGACAGATGAGAAAGAAGTTCTGCACACAAAGAGAAAGCAATTAAAGTAAAGAGAGCTTGCTATTTTTATAAACGGTATCTGATTTCAGCTTACATGTAAACAGTATTTTATCAAACTGGGTCAAAACTTTTCATGTATTCTTATATTTTGTTGTAGCTTTGAGAGATTGTCACACATTTAAACTACAGAATTTGACAGTTTCATCTTTATTTTCCTACTCAAACAACTGTGGATAACTTCAATAAATGTAAATGAAACCAAATAATAAAAACACACTTATTTAAATCTCTTTTCCTCAGTAGAGTCATGGAGATGGTGTCTAACTAATGAAGTCATCAGATGAGAGGCAAGGAAAACTCTGGACAGGtacccagtccatcacagggacacacagtcacacactcacccGTAGGGATAATTTAGCCTCTACTTAACCTGCACGATTTTGATCCGTGGGAGGAAAGTGCAGTACctacccacacatgcatgagaacatgctaactctacacTGAAAGGCTGTGCAACATTGTAGGTATAATGAGGCAATGATAAAGCAGGAAAGGCAAATTTGTAAAACAAATTTACTTAAAACATTGTTTTTATGCCTCTTAATAACATTGTAACACAGTAGAGCTGTAAATATATTGTAGAGATTAAAAAACCTATATAATTGAAAGAAACATGGTCGTCTCTGAAGCCGGAAACATTGCCATGGTACGTTGCACTGGTGATGTTGCATCCAGCTGGTCCAGTAGAGCCAAGAGCCtttctttccacttcctccaagtaaaggttggctacaataggtgacacgggggagcccatggcgcagccatgtttttgtctgtagCAAATCTCTTTTAAAGGGAGAGCACCCAGCCACTGGTACAGATATGCggatgacacctgggtcaaaatcaaaacacaagaagtggaaTCCTTCACTACGCACATCAACGCCGTGGACAAAAatatcaagttcaccagggaaaacataaaggacaactgcttgcctttcctgtgcactttgaagaaaatggcaacctcaacattgaagtgtagcggaagcccacacacacggaccagtacctcctcttcaactcacatcaccctctggaacacaaacttggagtaatcaagaccctacaccaccaggcagaacatgttccctctaagccggaagggaaaaagaaggaacacacacatataaaggaatcacttaaaacatgtggctatcctaattgggcattgataaagtcagcaaagatgcacagaaaagaagaccagacaccagcgagggaggataagaaagacagacgcaacaaccttgtcaacccctatgtagccggtgtatcagagaaactcaggagggttttctccaaaaaCAACATACCGGTGTACTTcagacccagcaacacactcagacagaaactggttcacccgaaagacaaaactcctaaacacaaactgaacaatgtggtgtatgctgtacagtgcagcgaggaatgcccagacctctacatcagagaaaccaaacagccacttcacaagcgcatggcacaacatagaagagccacctccacgggacaggactcagcagttcatttgcatctaaaggacaaaggtcactctttcgaggatgccaacgttcacattttggacagagaggacagatggtttgaaagaggagtaaaggaagccatttatgtccactgtgagcaaccatctttgaacagaggcagtggtttacgacaccaactgtctgccatctataatccagttctgAGAtctcttcccagatgcctcaatgcccacgcatatcctgggccatctgacctcaggaattcacatgatagggtggggccaggcttcacaatgagctcacccgaaactctggctgtttgtctattacaaaaactgactctggatctgtacaataaatagcccaatcacatcgatagggcctactctcgcgagaaactgtaaggttatataaaacaccttctttgtcaTATTATATTGGaatgagaagtcgtttatagaacgttattatcaaatttataatgtacgataatttgtactgaaaaacgataatttaggcctctctgtacaatattgtgggattttggatctggcaacactgacccacacccaccctcacacctgggctcatgtgtttatgtagaagatcatcagggggtcttttgttccctcttcgggggaaactcccactgggtttgaatctgggactctccaccatttgaccttagaactgaagaagcctctcggatgagaggtgaaacatcttcaagcaactcaaagaagtccagacgcttttctttcaaagctccttagaccaaAAGCATATTTGAAACGTTCTGTAAAGCTGACTCCCTGTCTGTCGTGTTTAAGAGGAGTttaactatctttctgtgaaccACTACTGACAGAAGTCTGACTGAACACAACAACAAACTCttcaaaataaagtaaatcttCATGCAATAAAATCAGCCAGCTGCCAAGATGTTATGCTTATATCAAGTATAAATTCCTGACACGTGTATACTCAGTTTGAATTATTTTGCTGGATTACAGAACAACTTGGAACAAACGTTAAACCAGAAAAAATACTTGAGAGCTAAATTATCACATGCTAAACTACAAACTCACAATCTGCCAGTGATGTCCACGGTGTCGTATAAATATCTAGAACTCAATAATTGCGTAACGTTGGGAATGTATTGCAAATGCATCACATCTCCTGCTACCATTAGCTACCCCTCTCAGCTGAGACTTGATGGCTAATGCTAGCTAGCATCTCACCGATTAATAATAGTAAGTTCAACTGTCTTACCTCCACTTAGTTTAGGAATTTTGCCGATTTTGTTAGTTATTTCTGCGGTGACTGTTCCAAAGTCCTGTTCGTAGGCTTCGAAGTCAGAAGACATTCTGTCGAACGAGTTTAAAATGAGTATTAGCTATCTGACTGTCGGTTACCTCAGAATAATAACAACAATCCCCGAATGGAGTCTCTTCCTGTAGTTGCACTGAAAACAGCTCGACGAGAAACTAGAGGATTTGTTTGATAGTACTAGTTCGATACGTGCCGAATGCGTTTACCTCTCCATTCGAGTTTTTCGTaatattattttttaaaaattgACAATTTAATTGTTTGCATTTAAACGTATCTGTAATAGTTTAGGGATTTTGGCTTCTGAAGCACGGCGAGAAAGGTTCCTAGTTCGTCCACCGGAGAAAATCTACGGCAAAAGACAAGGAAGTGACTAGGTTGGTAATTTAAAGTGACAGTTTTTTCGCCTCTCACAAATTTAAATCAAACACTTAtctttaataatattaataatagctTCATATCCGCGTGTCATCTTTGCGTTTTAGGGTAACAATAATGCTTTAGAGGTTAGTCGTGTTGGCAAGCTGGCTAACTAACGTTAGTTCGCTAACTGCTGCCACTAGATCCAAAGACCGAATAtctatttttatatatttattaacCGAGTAGGCACTCTGATAATCACACATCTACAAAATATATCCGATCCTGATTGGTCGAGTTATACTAGCTGACAGAAATGCTGACTAAAGAGTCGCCATGTTTATATCACTGTGTCAAATTAGCTAGCTTGGTAACAGAAGCTAATTAATAGTCAATGTGCAGGTGCTAATGGTGTGAGGTTGGATActcatttaaatattttattttgtttaatttaaaaCCAGATAGATACTtgttgcatttagtaaagtggaaAAGAAAAGTTCCTCATGTTTAGTGACAGTATTACCATCAACAGAAGAGGAAAAGATTTGCTACGATAGAAAATGAGAGAAATTCTGCATAAATTATGAATCAAACAAGATATGATCTACTGAAGGATGCTGCATCTCTCAAGTCtaagctgatttttttatttttccggGGAAGAATAATTCTTATATGCATGCTTGCCTCCAAAGTACTTTACATTTACACACTTGCACTTTAAACAACtatgttaatgtttttttttttaattattattttatttctgtCTAACAGATGGGGAACTTTAGTTTCTCACGAGGATAGTGTGCTTCGGGTGTTGGCAGGAGACGATGCTGGTCTTCACCGGGTCATGGATTAATGGGACACAGGGAGCCCAAGTTACTCAAGGCCAGGACGCTTGCTGGGTACTCGGTAGAAGAGATGAATTATGTGCATTGTGTGCACCGTTAACAGCACAAGGTAGCAGAGGAAGcgcgtagcacatccaacgtgggTCAATACATCTCAGAAAAGTAGAAAACTGAACTAATCTTCATGTGAGAAAATGAATTTCCTGTCAACCATTGTGACATTCGAGAACCTTCATGAGGTTCGAAGATTGTGCCACTGGGGTCCAATCATAGCTTTGTCTGTCATAGCTATTTGCTCAACCATGGCAATAATAGACTCCATCATTTGGTACTGGCCGCTAGACACCACAGGAGGAAGCATTAACTTCATCATGCTCATCAACTGGACTGTGCTCATTCTCTACAACTACTTTAATGCTATGTTTGTTGGACCTGGATACATTCCTCTGGGCTGGAAACCAGTAAGATTTACTCGTTTTTATTAGTGACTTTTACATAAACGTTTGAGCAACTTTTGCACAGTGTGTCCTGAAGTATAGCAAGTCTGGTATCTGACTTAACAGTTTCATTTTTGAACAGGAGAATCAGCAGGAAGCCCAGTATCTGCAGTACTGCCGAGTGTGCCAAGGGCACAAAGCCCCCAGATCCCATCACTGTCGAAAGTGTAACAGGTAAAAGATGTGCGTGAAATCTGCCAAGGTCAATTTCACCTGTGTGGAATAAACAATATTTGCTTTTAAAAGCTACGTGCTGGACCTGGCTACTGCAAGAGCAGATTTTTTTAAGATGTTGTTCATTATCAGCCTAGAACATTTGCCTAAACAACCTTACCACTTGATGTAGATTGAGTTTAAGGGTTTTCTTTTCCATAATTATCAGTCTCTGTTTTTATAATCGTAATTATCGTCCCCATGGACAGGAGTCCTTCTCAGATTTATTGTTCTTTTCTTGTGCCATATCACCTAAGAGGACCTGCTAGCTCTGTTTCTTCTCCTCTTTGTCAGGTGTGTGATGAAGATGGACCACCACTGCCCCTGGATCAACAACTGCTGCGGCCACCTTAACCACGCCTACTTCACCAGCTTCCTGCTGCTGGCTCCACTCGGGTGCTCGCACGCAGCTATAATCTTCATCATGACCATGTACACACAGCTGTATGAGAGGGTGAGGAGGCTCCTTGCATTTTAATGGCTTCTTCTTACATTTCTAAAATAAAACCTCCCTTTTGTCCTTTTTTAATCTGCAGATATCGTTTGGCTGGAGCACGGTAAAGATTGATATGAGTGCTGTGCGTCAGTTCCAACCCCTCATGCCCTTCAGTGTCCCTGCTTTCGCTGCCACACTCTTCGCCTTAGGTTTGGCATTAGGCACCACTATCGCTGTCGGAATGCTTTTCTTCATTCAGGTGgtttcattttattttcattttgatgAGATTCACTGTGTAGACAAGCTATTTGCTATAGAACGTGACAAATAAATGTAATATTTAACCACAGCCTAGAAAAAtcacatgtgaaaatgtggcataACAACTAAAAATACTTAAACAAGGTTTATTTTAATATATGTAAAGTAGAAGTTTGTTTCTAATCTTTAAGGCACATTGATTAAAGCATCAAGTAAACATGTAAATGTATTTTAGGTGTGTCGGACAAAGAAGTGCAGCTTAGAAAATTAAAGGCACAGAAGCCGGAGTGTATTTAAACAATAGTTCACTTTAATTATGTGATGATAAGATATTTTACTGCATATGAATTTGTAATCAATAATACAGCAATGTTTTTGTTTCTAAAAATGGAACTGATTGTTTATAAACCATTATTTTGTTTTCAGATGAAAGTCGTCCTCCGAAATAAGACCTCGATCGAGTCCTGGATCGAGGAAAAGGTATTTGTAATAAAATACAACATCTACAGATAATTTAGAAAGTCACTGATTGTTTTATATTTAAGTAAAGTATTTTGTTGCTGTTGCCGTGTTTTCTACTTTTGATCATCAAAGCaaaaatccagtgttttctctcagagggcaccatctagaggcagaaaaatgtacTGCAGCTTAAAGTGAAGatatgtatttttcctggtgatagggggcaaagttttgaaaccatttgttacaaatcagtaaattaaatttgtcctcacaggctcctgtagaaagaaacatggtgtctattcagttcaagtttatttatatagcgcaaaatcacaagagttgtctcaaggcacttcacgtagtaaacattccaatacaggtcagttcattaagccaatcattaaaaagtttcctatatataaCCCAGCTAAtttacagcaatcttcatactaagcaagcatgtagcgacagtggagaggaaaactcccttttaacaggaagagacctccagaggatcctggctcagtataagcagccatccgccacgactcactggggatcaagaagacagagcagacagacacacacacacacacaacatacataccatgtagtgtttctatggttacattttgacttcttagtaaatattctatttggtgagagataaactttattgtatttatcctagtgaatctataattaaatgggtaaactagtagtagcacattcaatgtcaaagaaagtaaaatgttattgtcaggagagggagaatgtttaaacggttagcaacagtgttcatgacgatggccccctccatgagggcaccacagctcagcagaacatcattgtagcttcttctggcgagaaaacacttagagaaaaaataaagttaacagctgaaatagcaggaaataatacagttaaagagcagattgttgtagaaagtagtagagtgtggaaattggtcagtatgtcctccagcagtctaagcctatagcagcataccgtaactacagagataactctggataaccttgcCAATGTCTAGtatggcatcacccagagacttgGGCCCAattccaatactcgcacttccacccttgcgccctCAAATGCGCGATCCTGACCAGggttgcgagtgcgtagggtgtcctgattctcaaatgtggaagttgatcacgccccttttgcacccttgatccgcacttcaccaagtccgcatcgatgtggacttgggtgaagggtattaccaacaatccattgctgtgggaggaaaggttcaaattccatttctgaaaatatgtattttgtaatgaaattagttcattttaagacgattagttgatgctctgaatgttctagacatagcagcaatgaatgtaaatttatttcaaattactggttgtttgtttgaaagtcgtTAATAAAGGTTTTACCAAAAAAAATATCAGCGACCAGCATCCTGTCATGCATtgcaatcgatgacgcaatgctccctgtcttaaTTCGgctattatttgcacacttgtgtaccatgcactcgaagccttacagcgcactttctccaagtgcactttgctgaagaccgcagggtgagtattgggattgggccttggaaatgctcccatgtgttttagacccgtttttatggttatgtgttttgaagctgccaatattcttcaacaactgggcatcattttgttcatttttaacaacattttgatgaatgTTTACAGAGATCAATGATTTTAAAAACTACACTTTGTCTCTTTAAGCCTCTCTCCCTACTTCTGTGATTTACGGCTAGACGCAACACCTCACGTTTGTGTGAGCACACACCTCTAACTGGCCaatagagctaaaacacattgttttacaattattattctcatCTTATGTTTGTTCATAGATTTTGAAAGACCTACTTATCCATGAGAAATGTTGCCAACTGTGCATGAGTCTAGTTACTTCCACAAACGCACGCATGCTCTGATTAACATCTGTATGTAAGCGGGTGTCGAATGCTATGTAATAACTAGATTATACCTCAATACAGCGTAGGAGAATCGCTTTTGCAGATTTCTGGGGGGGAAAAATTaggtaatttctgaaagggggaaaactctggattgctgctttaatcTTTTATCCGTGATGAAAAGACAAACTTTCCTTTgttaaacattttaaaactgTCCCTGTGATTAGCTTTTCAGACCAGTGAAATCAAATATAGTTTTCCTGTTTTTTCCATTAGGCCAAAGACAGAATACAGCACTACCAAACCGAGGAGGAGTTCATCTTCCCGTACGACCTCAGCAGCCGCTGGCAGAATTTTAAGCAAGTCTTTACATGGTCGGGGACACCCATTGGGGACGGTATCGTGTGGCCGGTTCATCCCAAGTGTCACCAGCACACCTTAACTGTAGGTTCTGTGACGATTCATGCTTTTGTTTCGTCCTTGTTCACTACCACATTTTCTCATATTAAGGATCAATACACAACTGGAGCATTTTCCCGTTGATCATCAGCCTTGGTACATTTTAGGTTCAGTTGTAATGATTTCTCTCTTTACATAAACAGATAGAGCAGCTGAAGCAGAAAGCTGATAAACGAGTGAGAAGTGTAAGTACCTGCTGGGTTGATTAGAGCCAATCATGAACACATGTTGTGGGATTTTAAATAATCCGTCCTTCgctctagagcagtggttcccaatctggggtctgtgaccccccccccccaaggggtcCCTAAAAGGTTGCAGAGGGCCGCCACATTTTTGTGCATGCTGAGGTTGAGATGTTACCAAGATTATACCtgtaaaaattacattcattAAATCCAGATAACACCCAATAGTACAATCTTAACTCTGTatgtctgtataaagtttgtaattattcacttttaattgtgtgcatgtgaataggggttggggggggggggggggggggggctctggcttgtcttggacacaggaaaGGGGGTCCTTGTaagaaaaggttgggaaccactgctctagagcATTATTATAACCTGATGTTTGGTGGCCTTGACCAGCAGGTCCAGTACCAGGTAGTGGAGGATTACAACGGGGCTTGTTGCCCTGTCAACAAGGGGATCCAAACCTTTTTCAGAACCCCCTGCACCGAGGAACCCAGGATCCCCCTCAGCAAGGGGGATGTCATCCTGGCTACTCGTGGCACAAAGTACGTTTATTTACTCAGAATTAGAAAGTTATTATTTTAGCTGTGCATTCATTTATAGTGTTAACATTTCCTCACTAGATGGTGGATGTATGGAGACAAAGTTCTGCACGATGATAAACTGAGAGGTAGGAAAATAGCGTTTCCAGTCCTAAATGATCGacttggtctttttttttttttctcggaGACACAACATGGTACTTTTGTTGTTTTGCAGCTGGAGAACGTATACGGGGATGGTTTCCAAGGAGGTGTGTCGAGAAGTGCCATTATGACACAGCTTCCAGCGACAGCACCAGCGATAAGAAAGTGAATTAATACACGTTTGCAGGCTTTACTTAGGGCAGGGAGGCAGAACTGAGCAGAGGTTTATAAATGTACGTCTACTGAAGATGTCACGCCTGAGGCTGAACTTATAGAATTCAATCCTTTTGATTAAGCTCACACCTTAAGTTGCTAAGGCTGAATTAAAGTCTTACCGAGCACTTTTAGTTCCTGTAAGGACTTCGTTTGACTTCTCTGAccaaaagatttttaaaaagtcttaattTTCAAGAATTGCCAACAGGCTTTTATGTGACTTCGTTATAATTGTGATTATTTTCTACTTGAATGTTTCTTCTACTTTTGTTGATCTATTTTTTCCTACTTATGCAATGCCTCGGCCCAGCTAACCCCAGGGCATCATAATGCAACTCTTTCTACAAAATGGAGATAACGCTTCattactttttattatttttgtaaaaACACTGATTGCCTCAAAGTATAACatgcagattaaaaaaaaactcccacAAGTGTGGTTATTCGTCTCCATTTTTGTAATTGCCATAAATTCCCTTGTTATAAGACTTAAGAGTCACTGAAGTGCCCCAGGCTTAAGAAAATAAATTGTGTAGCTTAGAGATAACCGTGTCTATTATTGTGCCAACAGACTTTGTCAAATATTGCCTTAAAAGtagctataaatatataaatgctttctttttcctgtcagtgaatAAATTCTCTCTGGCTTCCCAGTTaaactttttaatgtgaaaactcTTTTAGGTTCACTGTGTTTAAAAAATCCtcatattttaatgtttaaaataaaataaatttttctGAAAATGATTGCAATAGTGGTTGAAGTTTGAAGCATTCAAGTTTAGATATGCAGGTGGTCATAAAATTAGCCTTGGATGACAAAGGGGATCCAAAATACttgtaaaaaaaagaa
This Nothobranchius furzeri strain GRZ-AD chromosome 16, NfurGRZ-RIMD1, whole genome shotgun sequence DNA region includes the following protein-coding sequences:
- the zdhhc6 gene encoding palmitoyltransferase ZDHHC6 isoform X1, yielding MNFLSTIVTFENLHEVRRLCHWGPIIALSVIAICSTMAIIDSIIWYWPLDTTGGSINFIMLINWTVLILYNYFNAMFVGPGYIPLGWKPENQQEAQYLQYCRVCQGHKAPRSHHCRKCNRCVMKMDHHCPWINNCCGHLNHAYFTSFLLLAPLGCSHAAIIFIMTMYTQLYERISFGWSTVKIDMSAVRQFQPLMPFSVPAFAATLFALGLALGTTIAVGMLFFIQMKVVLRNKTSIESWIEEKAKDRIQHYQTEEEFIFPYDLSSRWQNFKQVFTWSGTPIGDGIVWPVHPKCHQHTLTIEQLKQKADKRVRSQVQYQVVEDYNGACCPVNKGIQTFFRTPCTEEPRIPLSKGDVILATRGTKWWMYGDKVLHDDKLRAGERIRGWFPRRCVEKCHYDTASSDSTSDKKVN
- the zdhhc6 gene encoding palmitoyltransferase ZDHHC6 isoform X2 yields the protein MNFLSTIVTFENLHEVRRLCHWGPIIALSVIAICSTMAIIDSIIWYWPLDTTGGSINFIMLINWTVLILYNYFNAMFVGPGYIPLGWKPENQQEAQYLQYCRVCQGHKAPRSHHCRKCNRCVMKMDHHCPWINNCCGHLNHAYFTSFLLLAPLGCSHAAIIFIMTMYTQLYERISFGWSTVKIDMSAVRQFQPLMPFSVPAFAATLFALGLALGTTIAVGMLFFIQMKVVLRNKTSIESWIEEKAKDRIQHYQTEEEFIFPYDLSSRWQNFKQVFTWSGTPIGDGIVWPVHPKCHQHTLTIEQLKQKADKRVRSVQYQVVEDYNGACCPVNKGIQTFFRTPCTEEPRIPLSKGDVILATRGTKWWMYGDKVLHDDKLRAGERIRGWFPRRCVEKCHYDTASSDSTSDKKVN